The proteins below come from a single Burkholderia sp. PAMC 26561 genomic window:
- a CDS encoding transposase codes for MARTGSPWSDFPPDFGPWNSVYQRFARWSRAQIWHAVLAKLAGTADLEEVFIDSTTVRLPTKPTIRTQSCSI; via the coding sequence ATCGCACGCACTGGCAGCCCATGGAGTGATTTCCCGCCTGATTTCGGACCGTGGAATAGCGTGTACCAACGTTTTGCAAGATGGTCTCGGGCGCAAATATGGCATGCGGTACTCGCCAAGCTTGCAGGCACCGCTGACCTTGAAGAAGTCTTCATCGACAGTACGACAGTCCGGCTGCCGACAAAGCCTACGATTCGAACGCAATCCTGCAGCATCTAA